One Cupriavidus taiwanensis DNA window includes the following coding sequences:
- a CDS encoding site-specific integrase, which translates to MIRIRDAHEAFFPPIPADVADVDLPAPLRTSQLDPLAEQAANALRREGESRNTVASYRSALRYWTAWYALRYRQPVQLPLAPAVVIQFIVDHATRQTPQGLVCEMPAAIDQALVADGYKARPGPPALSTLTHRLAVIARAHRMQDLPNPCADASVRELMASTRRAYARRGHRQTRKAALTRAPLLRLLDTCDGSLTGLRDRALLLFAWASGGRRRSEVARATMDRLTRVGPGDFVYMLGWSKTNQSGSARTETARPVTGAAGQALEAWLAAAGIDHGPLFRRIRRGGHVGEGLSDAAVSRIVKARCALAGLDGDYSAHSLRSGFVTEAAAQQVPLAETMAMTGHASVSTVVRYFRAADARRSRAADLLAQPDASDGR; encoded by the coding sequence ATGATAAGAATTCGAGACGCCCACGAGGCCTTTTTCCCTCCCATCCCCGCTGATGTCGCCGATGTCGATCTACCGGCCCCGCTTCGCACGTCCCAATTGGATCCTTTGGCCGAACAGGCGGCCAACGCCCTGCGTCGCGAAGGCGAGTCCCGCAACACCGTGGCGAGCTACCGGTCCGCACTGCGCTACTGGACTGCCTGGTATGCCTTGCGCTACCGGCAGCCGGTGCAGCTCCCGCTTGCGCCTGCCGTCGTTATCCAGTTCATCGTCGACCACGCCACGCGCCAGACGCCGCAGGGCCTGGTCTGCGAGATGCCCGCGGCGATCGACCAGGCGCTGGTCGCTGATGGATACAAGGCGCGACCCGGGCCGCCCGCGCTGTCCACGCTGACCCACCGGCTCGCGGTCATTGCCAGGGCGCACCGCATGCAAGACCTGCCCAATCCGTGCGCCGATGCCAGCGTGCGCGAACTGATGGCCAGTACCCGCCGCGCCTACGCGCGTCGCGGCCACCGCCAGACGCGCAAGGCCGCGCTCACGCGCGCGCCGCTGCTGCGCCTGCTCGATACCTGCGATGGCTCGCTGACAGGGCTGCGCGATCGCGCGCTGCTGCTGTTCGCGTGGGCCAGCGGCGGGCGTCGCCGCTCGGAAGTCGCGCGCGCCACCATGGACCGCCTCACGCGCGTGGGTCCGGGAGACTTTGTCTATATGCTGGGGTGGTCGAAGACCAACCAGTCGGGCAGCGCGCGCACCGAGACCGCCAGGCCCGTCACCGGTGCCGCCGGGCAGGCGCTCGAGGCATGGCTGGCCGCCGCGGGCATCGACCACGGCCCGCTGTTTCGCCGCATCCGCCGCGGCGGGCATGTGGGAGAAGGGTTGTCGGATGCGGCGGTCAGCCGCATCGTCAAGGCGCGCTGCGCGCTGGCGGGGCTCGACGGCGACTATTCCGCGCATTCGCTGCGCTCGGGGTTCGTCACGGAAGCCGCGGCGCAGCAGGTGCCGCTGGCCGAGACCATGGCCATGACCGGGCACGCCAGCGTATCGACTGTGGTCCGTTATTTCCGTGCGGCCGACGCACGGCGCTCGCGCGCGGCCGACCTGCTGGCGCAGCCGGATGCCAGCGACGGCCGCTGA